Proteins co-encoded in one Campylobacter ornithocola genomic window:
- a CDS encoding Na+/H+ antiporter NhaC family protein, translating to MLLTNPVFIGVVLMTLLCFFRFNVLLSVLLSGLFVGVWSKFMNVEHLTLVEFFAQLPQAMMDSMKVLIDGMQGNLQTALSYILLGAVAAAISRTNLTAYLIKVVSHYISHKKYLLILSLALIACFSQNLIPIHVAFVPLLIPPLLKLFNKLKIDRRAIACALTFGLTTPYMVVPLGFGLIFQTLLVDNLNSNGVQISLGEVSQTMAFAAICMLVGLFLAVFVFYAKPREYQEEQIAKMDFENLKMSKKEWGVLAGLLLTLILQILTHNLPLSGLLGFVLMVILGGVEYNKVNLVFDDGLKIMGYIAFVMLVASGYGEVLKQSGGIAELVKTSVPFMEQSHFLAIFIMLAIGLLITIGIGSSFGTIPIIAALFCPICIELGFSPVAIIFIIGVAGALGDAGSPASETTLGVSVGLSADKQGDHIKDTCIPTFLCFNGSLLILGSVIAFCLL from the coding sequence TAGTGTTTTACTTTCAGGACTTTTTGTCGGCGTTTGGTCTAAATTTATGAATGTAGAACATTTGACTTTGGTAGAATTTTTTGCACAGCTTCCACAGGCTATGATGGATTCTATGAAAGTTTTAATTGATGGTATGCAAGGAAATTTGCAAACAGCACTAAGTTATATTTTACTTGGAGCAGTAGCTGCAGCTATATCTAGGACTAATTTAACAGCATATTTGATTAAAGTAGTTTCGCATTATATTTCACATAAAAAATACTTACTTATACTTTCATTAGCGCTTATTGCTTGTTTTTCGCAAAATTTAATTCCTATACATGTGGCTTTTGTGCCTTTATTGATCCCACCTTTATTAAAACTTTTTAATAAGTTAAAAATAGATCGCAGGGCTATTGCTTGTGCATTAACTTTTGGACTTACAACTCCTTATATGGTGGTACCTTTGGGATTTGGGCTTATTTTTCAAACTTTGCTTGTGGACAATTTAAATTCAAATGGAGTGCAAATTAGCTTAGGAGAAGTTTCTCAAACTATGGCTTTTGCAGCTATTTGTATGCTAGTTGGCTTGTTTTTGGCTGTGTTTGTATTTTATGCTAAACCAAGAGAATATCAAGAAGAGCAAATTGCCAAAATGGATTTTGAAAATTTAAAAATGAGTAAAAAAGAATGGGGTGTTTTAGCTGGTCTTTTGCTGACTTTGATTTTGCAAATTTTAACGCACAATTTACCTTTATCAGGGCTTTTAGGTTTTGTATTGATGGTGATTTTGGGCGGAGTAGAGTATAACAAAGTTAATTTAGTTTTTGATGATGGGCTTAAAATCATGGGTTATATAGCCTTTGTAATGCTTGTTGCTTCTGGGTATGGAGAGGTTTTAAAGCAAAGTGGAGGTATAGCTGAGCTTGTAAAAACAAGTGTGCCTTTTATGGAGCAAAGTCACTTTTTAGCTATTTTTATCATGCTAGCCATAGGGCTTTTAATCACCATAGGTATAGGAAGTTCTTTTGGTACTATCCCTATTATCGCTGCTTTATTTTGTCCTATATGTATAGAGCTTGGTTTTTCACCTGTTGCAATTATTTTTATCATCGGTGTTGCAGGAGCTTTAGGTGATGCAGGATCGCCTGCTAGTGAAACTACCCTAGGGGTTAGTGTAGGACTTAGTGCAGATAAACAAGGTGATCATATCAAAGATACTTGTATACCAACATTTTTATGCTTTAATGGTTCTTTGCTTATCTTAGGTAGCGTTATAGCATTTTGCTTGCTTTAA